The genomic window TCGTTCGGATAGACGTTGAAGCCGGACACCAGAATCATGTCCTTCTTGCGGTCGACAATATAGAAGAAGCCGTTCTCGTCCATGCGCGCCATGTCGCCGGTATGCAGCCAGCCTTCGGCGTCCATGACCTTTTCGGTCTCGTCGGGGCGGTGCCAATAACCCTTCATCACCTGCGGGCCGCGAATGCACAGCTCGCCTACTTCGCCCATCGCCACCATCTGGCCGTCGTCGTTCTTGACGCAGGCATCGGTGGAGGGGATCGGCAGGCCGATGGCGCCGTTGTATTCCTTCAGGTCCAGCGGGTTGATGCAGGCCGCCGGCGAGGTCTCGGTCAGGCCGTAGGCTTCCACCAGGGTGACGCCGGTAACCTTCTTCCACTTGTCGGCCACGGCGCGCTGCACCGCCATGCCGCCGCCAAGGGCGAACTTCAGATTGGAGAAGTCGACTTCATCGAAACCTTCCGTGTTCAGCAGGCCATTGAACAGCGTGTTGACACCGGTGATGGCGGTGAAGCGGTTGTTCTTGAGCTCCTTGATGAAACCCTTCATGTCGCGCGGGTTGGTGATCAGGTAGTTCAGGCCGCCGAGCTTCATGAAGACCAGACCGTTCGCCGTCAACGCGAAGATGTGGTACAGCGGCAGCGCGGTGATGATCACTTCCTCGCCCGGCTTGACGCCCGAGGCGCCGATCCAGGCCGAGGCCTGCTGCATGTTGGCGATCAGGTTGCGGTGCGTCAGCATTGCGCCCTTGGCCACGCCGGTGGTGCCACCGGTGTACTGCAGGAAGGCGATGTCCTCGTGGTCGACTTCGACCACCGGCATGCTGTGGCTCTTGCCCAGCTTCAGCGCATCCTTGAAGCGGATGGCGTTGGGCAGGTCATAGTCCGGCACCATCTTCTTCACGTACTTCAGCACGAAGTTGACGATGGGGCCCTTGGGGAAGCCGAGCATGTCGCCCAGGCCGGTGGTGATGACCTGCTTGACCGGCGTATCGGCAATGACCTGCTGCACGGTGTCGCCGAAGTTGTCGACCACCAGCAGCACGGAGACACCGGCATCGGCCAGCTGATGCTTGAGCTCGCGCGCGGTGTACAGCGGGTTGACGTTCACCACCGTCAGCCCGGCGCGCAGGATGCCGAAAATGGCGATCGGGTACTGCAGGCAGTTGGGCATCATGATCGCCACGCGATCACCCTTTTTCAGCTGCAGCTCGCCCAGCAGGTAGGCGGCAAACTGGGTGACCAGCACGTCGGCTTCGCCATAGGTCAGCACCTTGCCGAAGTTGGAATAGGCCGGGCGATCACGGAACTTGGCAACCGAGGCGTTGAAGACATCGGCGACGGAGTGGAATTCGTTGACGTCGATTTCAGCTGGTACGCCAGCCGGGTAGCTCTGCAGCCAAGGACGTTCTTGAGTCATCTTCCCCTCCAGGAAATGGAATGATCTAGTGGTCAGGCCCGTAGTGCGGGCACTGGCGTAATTGTTGTCAGCATACCGTTCCGAATTGAAAAGGCGAAGGGATAGATGATTCGAACAGTCTTCAACGGCGTTCTTTGTGCGGTGATCATGCTTTTGCTGGCCGCTTGTGGCCGCGAACTGCCGGAGCAGCGCCTGCGCACCACGTTTGCTGCAATGCAGGAAAACGTGGAGGCGGGCAAGCCCGGGGCCTTCATGGATGCGGTGGCGCCGGATTTTGTCGGCAACCAAGGGCTGGACCGGGCCGGCCTGGAGCGGCTGCTGCGCGGGCAGTTGCTGCTCAATGCCAAGGTTGCCATCCAGACCGGGCCATTGCGGGTGGAGATGGGCGAGGGTGGAACCGCCACGGTCCGGTTCACCGTGCTGCTGACCGGCGGTAGCCGCGGACTGCTGCCTGAGCGTGGGCAGATGCAGGAAGTGGTTTCCGGCTGGCGTGAGCAGGACGGGGAGTGGCAGGTGTACAGCGCGGATTGGGGGCCGGTTGGGGGTGAAGGTGGGTGAGGGATTTAGCGGGGCAGCGCGTCGGAGCCGCGGATTTTCAGAGGCTTGGTGATTTGCAGGCTTCCCCCTCTCCCCAACCCCCGCTCCGCGCCCCGGCCTTCGCTTGCGCTAAGGCGCTCTGAGAGCAGCGAACCAATGGTTCGCAAGCTGCTCTCAACCGCCCCGCAAGGGGAGAGGGGCTCAGTGTGCTGCGAGTTCAAGCATTGCGTGCAATTGCAGCTTAAGCCCCTCTCCCCTTGCGGGAGAGGGGTTGGGGAGAGGGGGAGCTTTCGCTCATGGCCTCTACAACAAACACGCCATCGCAAAAAAAGAACGCCCCAATCGGGGCGTTCTTCATTCATCAGCGTGCAGATTCAGGGGTGATGATTCAGGCCGCCTTTTTCCCTGCCAACTGCCGCAACACATACTGCAGCAGGCCGCCATTGCGGAAGTACTCCACTTCCTTCGGCGTCAACAGCAGCACCTTGGTGGTGAAAGTCTTCCTGCTGCCATCGGCCTTGGTAGCGGTGACGGTGGCACTTTTGGCCTTGCCGTCATCCAGCCCGGTGATGTCGAACACTTCCGAGCCATCCAGCCCCAGGGTCTGGGCGTTCTCGCCTTCATGGAACTGCAGCGGCAGCACGCCCATGCCGACCAGGTTGGAGCGGTGGATGCGCTCGAAGCTCTCGGCGATCACCGCCTTGACGCCCAGCAGGTTGGTGCCCTTGGCCGCCCAGTCGCGCGAGGAGCCGGTGCCGTATTCCTTGCCCGCCATCACCACCAGCGGTACGCCGTCGGCCTTGTACTTCATTGCCGCGTCATAGATCGCCAGCTTCTCGCCGGTGGTGCTGCCCGGTGCGTAATACAGCGTATTGCCACCTTCTTCGCCACCAAACATCAGGTTCTTGATGCGGATGTTGGCGAAGGTGCCGCGCACCATCACATCGTCGTTGCCGCGACGGCTGCCGTAGCTGTTGAAGTCGGCCGGCTGCACGCCGCGCGACTGCAGGAAGCGGCCTGCCGGCGAATCCTTCTTGATGTTGCCGGCCGGGGAAATGTGGTCGGTGGTGATCGAGTCACCAAACAGCCCCATTACCCGTGCGCCGTGGATGTCGCTGATAGTGCCGACCTGCATGGTCATGCCGTCGAAGTAGGGCGGGTTCTTGATGTAGGTCGAGTCGCCACTCCAGGCATAGGCTTGGCCTTCCGGCGATTCGATCTGCGCCCAGCGGCTGTCGCCCTTGAACACATCGGCGTAGTTCTGCTTGAACATTTCCGGGCCGACGGTGGCGGCGATGGTGTCGCCGATTTCCTTGTTGCTCGGCCAGATGTCGCGCAGGTAGACGTCCTTGCCATCGCTGCCCTTGCCCAGCGGCTGCGTGGTCAGGTCGATGTTGACCGTGCCGGCGATGGCGTAGGCCACCACCAGCGGCGGCGAAGCCAGGTAATTGGCCTTCACTTCCGGGTGCACGCGGCCTTCGAAGTTGCGGTTGCCGGACAGCACCGACGCCACCACCAGTTCGTTCTCGGCAATGCCGGCGGACACGGCTTCCGGCAGCGGGCCGGAGTTGCCGATACAGGTGGTACAACCGTAGCCGACGACGAAGAAGCCCAGCTTCTCCAGGTCGGTCAGCACGCCGGCTTTTTCCAGATAGTCGGTGACCACGCGCGAGCCTGGGCCGAGCGAGGTCTTCACCCACGGCTTGGCCTTCAGGCCGATGCGCGCTGCATTGCGTGCCAGCAAGCCGGCGCCCAGCATCACCGCCGGGTTGGAGGTGTTGGTGCACGAGGTGATGGCGGCGATCACCACCGAGCCGTCGGACAGTTCGGTGTCTTCGTCGTTGATGCGGATCTTGGAGATGGGCTTGGCCGCCAGGCGCTTGGCCTGCGGCTGGTCGCCACCTTCCTCGTCGAACTCCTGCACCGCGCAGCCCACCTTGGATTTGCGGTTGGCGGTAAGCGTGGTCAGGGCCTCGGCGAAATTGCTGTGCACGTCTTCCAGCAGCACGCGGTCCTGCGGGCGCTTGGGGCCGGCCATGGACGGCTTGACGTCACCCATGTTCAGTTCCAACGTGGCGCTGTACTGCGCATGCGCGCTGTTGGCGTCGTGCCACAGGCCCTGCGCCTTGGCATAGGCTTCGACCAGGTTGATCTGCGCCTCGCTGCGGCCGGACAGGCGCAGGTAGGTCAGCGACTCGGCATCGATCGGGAAAATGCCGCAGGTGGCGCCGTATTCCGGGGCCATGTTGGCGATGGTGGCACGGTCGGCCAGCGGCAGGTGCTGCAGGCCCTCGCCGTAGAACTCGACGAACTTGCCGACCACACCGAGCTTGCGCAGCATCTGGGTGACGGTCAGCACCAGGTCGGTGGCGGTAGTGCCCTCGGGCAGCTTGCCGGTCAGCTTGAAGCCGACCACCTGCGGGATCAGCATCGACGAGGGCTGGCCCAGCATCGCGGCCTCGGCCTCGATGCCGCCCACGCCCCAGCCCAGCACGCCGATGCCGTTGATCATCGTGGTGTGCGAGTCGGTGCCGAATACGGTGTCCGGGAAGGCCCAGTTGGTGCCGTCGATCTGCCGTTCCATCACCACGGGGGCGAGGTTTTCCAGGTTCACCTGGTGGACGATGCCGGTGTTCGGCGGCACCACCTTGAAGTTCTCGAAGGCCTTCTGGCCCCAGCGCAGGAAGCTGTAACGCTCGCGATTGCGCTCGAATTCGATCTTGCCGTTGAGGTCCAGCGCATCCGGGCGGCCGAACACGTCCACCTGCACGGAGTGGTCGATGACCAGCTCGGAGGGGATCAGCGGGTTGATCTGCGCGGCGTTGCCGCCGAGCTTGGTCACTGCATCGCGCATCGCGGCCAGGTCAACCACGCAGGGCACGCCGGTGAAATCCTGCAGCACCACGCGGGCTGGCATGAAGGCGATTTCGGTGTCGGGCTCGGCCTTGGGGTTCCAGCGGGCCACCGCTTCGATGTGGTCCGGGCCGACGGTCTGGCCGCCGTCCTCGTGCCGGAGCAGGTTCTCCAGCAGGATCTTCATCGAATAGGGAAGGTGGGAGATGTCGAATTTCTGGCCGAGCTTGGGAAGGCTGCAGTACGTGTACTGCTGGCCGCCAACCTCCAGTTGGCTACGGGTGGAGAATGTATCGCTCATACGGCTGACTCCTCTTGGTGCAGATGGCTTGCGGCGGTGCGTGGGCACCGCGCGGGCTTTCCAGAGCCATGGGCCCTGTCAGTGAATGCCATCCGAGTATGGACGATGCACCCACCTTCCGGCGCATGGTGGCTGGCGCCAGTTTAGGCAACGGCATGTTGCGCCCATGTAACGGTACAGCTGCGGCCAAGCCAGGCCGGACGGGGCTTGCGGGCAGACAGTAGGTTGGGGTATGCGGTCCAAAGTATGTATAATTCGTACATACTTCATTGGAGGTCCCATGGAAGCCACCGTAGCTGAACGCGGGCAGATCACCCTGCCCAAGGCCGTGCGCGACGCCCTGGGCCTGACCAAGGGCACCCAGCTCAAGGTTGAGCTGGAAGGCAGCCGCATCATCCTGCGCAAGAGCGTGGACGACGCCATCTCACGTGCCCGCGGCAAATTCGCGCTGGACGGTTTCGAGTCGGCCGAGCAGGCCGTGCGCACCGTGCGTGACGAGGCCGACCCGGCATGATCGCGGTCGACTCCCCGGTCCTGATCGAACTGCTCAGCGATGGCCCCCGTGCCGACGCGGTGGAGGCCTGCCTGCGGCAGGCACTGATCGGCGGCCGGGTGGTCATCTGCGGTACCACCCTTGCCGAGATCTGTGCCTCGCTGCGCGGCGGCGCCGAGGTACAGGAAGCGCTGGAGGAAATGGGTGTCCATTTCAATCCGCTGGAAGCCAAATCCGCGTTGCGTGCCGGCGAGATGCACCGCCGTCACCGGCAACGCAGCGGCGAGACGCGCCGCATCGACGATTTCATGGTGGGCGCCCACGCACTGCTGCAGTGCGACGGCCTGATCACCTGGAACGACACGTTTTATCGCGATTACTTCAAGGGCTTGAAGCTGATCGTGCCGCAAAGCTGAGCCCATCCATTCTTTAACCGTTACACCCGGGAGTTGTCATGTTGGAAGCCTATCGCCACCACGTAGCTGAGCGCGCCGCGCTTGGCATCCCGCCGTTGCCGCTGACCGCACAGCAGACGGCCGACGTCATCGAGCTGCTGAAGAACCCGCCGGCAGGTGAGGCCGAGTTCCTGCTCGACCTGATCACCCACCGCGTACCGGCCGGCGTCGATGACGCTGCCAAGGTCAAGGCTTCGTACCTGGCCGCCATCGCCTTCGGCAGCGAGAAGAACGCGCTGATCAGCCGCGCGCGCGCCACCGAACTGCTGGGCACCATGCTGGGTGGCTACAACGTTGCCCCGCTGATCCAGCTGCTGGACGACGCCGAAGTGGGCGCCATTGCCGCCAGCGGCCTGAAGCACACCCTGCTGGTATTCGATGCGTTCCACGACGTGCAGGAAAAGGCCAAGGCCGGCAACGCCCATGCACAGGGCGTGCTGCAGAGCTGGGCCGATGCCGAGTGGTTTACCAGCAAGCCGGAAGTGCCGCAGAGCCTGACCATCACCGTGTTCAAGGTGCCGGGCGAAACCAATACCGACGACCTGTCGCCGGCACCTGACGCCACCACCCGCCCGGACATCCCGCTGCATGCGCTGGCGATGCTGAAGAACAAGCGTCCCGACGCGCCGTTCGTGCCGGAAGAAGACGGCAAGCGCGGCCCGATCCAGGAAATCCTGTCGCTGAAGGAAAAGGGCAACCTGGTTGCCTACGTTGGCGACGTGGTCGGCACCGGTTCCAGCCGCAAATCCGCCACCAACTCGGTGCTGTGGTTCACCGGTGAAGACATTCCCTTCATCCCGAACAAGCGCTTCGGCGGCGTGTGCCTGGGTTCGAAGATCGCCCCGATCTTCTACAACACCATGGAAGACGCCGGCGCACTGCCGATCGAGCTGGACGTGTCGAAGATGGAGCACGGCGATGTCGTCGAGCTGCGTCCGTACGACGGCAAGGCACTGAAGAACGGTGAAGTGATCGCCGAGTTCCAGGTCAAGAGCGACGTGCTGTTCGACGAAGTGCGCGCCGGTGGCCGCATTCCGCTGATCATCGGCCGTGGCCTGACCGCCAAGGCGCGCGAAGCGCTGGGCCTGCCGGTGACCGACCTGTTCCGCCTGCCGGTGCAGCCGGCCGATACCGGCAAGGGTTACTCGCTGGCGCAGAAGATGGTTGGCCGCGCCTGTGGCTTGCCGGAAGGCAAGGGTATGCGCCCGGGCACCTACTGCGAACCGAAGATGACCTCGGTGGGCTCGCAGGACACCACCGGTCCGATGACCCGTGACGAGCTGAAGGACCTGGCTTGCCTGGGCTTCTCGGCCGACCTGGTGATGCAGTCGTTCTGCCACACCGCTGCCTACCCGAAGCCGGTGGACGTGAAGACCCACCACACCCTGCCGGAGTTCATCTCCACCCGTGGCGGCGTCTCGCTGCGTCCAGGCGATGGCGTGATCCACAGCTGGCTCAACCGCATGCTGCTGCCGGACACCGTCGGTACCGGTGGTGACTCGCATACCCGTTTCCCGGTCGGCATTTCGTTCCCGGCCGGTTCGGGCCTGGTGGCCTTCGCTGCTGCTACCGGTGTGATGCCGCTGGACATGCCGGAATCGGTGCTGGTGCGCTTCAAGGGCAAGATGCAGCCGGGCGTGACCCTGCGTGATCTGGTCAACGCGATCCCGCTGTACGCCATCAAGTCCGGTCTGCTGACCGTGGCCAAGGCTGGCAAGAAGAACATCTTCTCCGGCCGCATTCTTGAAATCGAAGGTCTGCCGGACCTGAAGGTCGAGCAGGCATTCGAACTGTCCGATGCCTCGGCTGAGCGTTCGGCGGCGGGTTGTTCGGTGCACCTGAACAAGGAGCCGATCATCGAGTACCTCAACAGCAACATCACCCTGCTGAAGTGGATGATTGCCGAGGGTTACCAGGATGCCCGTTCGCTGGCCCGTCGCATCGAGAAGATGGAAGCCTGGCTGGCCAACCCGGAACTGCTGCAGGGCGATGCCGACGCCGAATACGCCGCCGTCATCGAAATCGACCTGGCCGACATCCACGAGCCGATCGTGGCCTGCCCGAACGACCCGGACGACGTGAAGACCTTGTCCGAAGTTGCTGGTGCCAAGATCGATGAAGTGTTCATCGGTTCGTGCATGACCAACATCGGTCACTTCCGTGCCGCTGCCAAGCTGCTGGAAGGCAAGCGCGACATCCCGACCCGTCTGTGGGTTGCCCCGCCGACCAAGATGGATGCTTCCGAGCTGACCAAGGAAGGCGTGTACGGCACCTTCGGCGCTGCTGGCGCACGCATGGAAATGCCGGGCTGCTCGCTGTGCATGGGCAACCAGGCGCAGATCCGCGAAGGCTCCACCGCGATGTCGACCTCGACCCGCAACTTCCCCAACCGTCTGGGCCGCAACACCAACGTGTATCTTGGTTCGGCCGAACTGGCCGCGATCTGCTCGCGTCTGGGCCGCATCCCGACCAAGGAAGAGTACATGGCCGATGTCGGCGTGCTGGATGCTGCTGGCAGCGAGATCTACCGTTACATGAACTTCGACCAGATCAGCGATTACAAGGACGTGGCCGATTCGGTCAACGCCTGAGTTGTAGCTGAGAAGTAAAAGCTTGAACGAAAAACCCCGGCGCAAGCCGGGGTTTTTTGTTGTCTGCAGAAGCCGAGATGAAGATTGCGGCAATGGTTGGATGTGGGTGATAGGTTGTGGGAGCTGCATCAGCCGCGAAGCTGATGCAGTGTCAGCTTGCGGAAATCCCGGTGATTCATTGATCCCAGCTTCGCGGCTCACGCCGCTCCTACAAAAGCCTTGGTCGGCTTGTGGGAGCGGCGTGAGCCGCGAGACTGAAAGGGTGTCAGCTTGTGGAAATCCCGGTGATTCATTGATCCCGGCTTCGCGGCTTACGCCGCTCCTACAAAGCCTTGGTCAGCTTGTGGGAGCGGCGTGAGCCGCGAAGCTGAAAGGGTGTCAGCTTGTGGAAATCCCGGTCATTCATTGATCCCGGCTTCGCGGCTGACGCCGCTCCTACAAAGCCTTGGACAGCTTGAAGGAGCGGCATAAGCCGCGAAGCTGATGCGGTGTCAGCCTGCGGAAATCAGGGTTGTTCAATGATCCCGGTTTCGCGGCTTACGCCGCTCCCACAAAAGCAGAGCTTGCTGGCTTGCCTGCGGGGCCCGGGCAAGCACAGCGCGGTTGGGAGGCACCGTTCTTGGCGGAAAGTACCTGGGGAGCCCCAACCGCGCTGCACTTGCCCGGGACCCGCAAGCGGGTGCCGGTATCACCCATCAACGCTCGCGGAATGCCTCGCGCGCCTTCAGTACCGGCTTGAGCAGGTATTCCAGAACGGTCTTCTCACCGGTGCGGATTTCCACCGAGGCGATCATGCCGGGAATGATCGGCAGCTCTTTGCCACCGGCTTGCAGCGCACTTTTCTCGGTCAGCACGGTCACCCGGTAATAGGTGCTGTCGGGCCGACCGGCTCCGCCTTTCTCTTCATCCTTCAACGTATCGGGGCTGATCAGCTCGACCTTGCCGTCCAAGCCGCCATAGATGCCGTAGTCGTAGGCGGTGATCTTCACCTTGGCCGGCAAGCCCGGGCGCAGGAAGGCAACATCGGACGGACGAATCTTGCCTTCCACCAACAGCTGGTCTTCCAGCGGCACGATTTCCAGAATGTGCTCGCCCGGCTGGATGACGCCGCCAACGGTATTGACGCGCACGTTCTTCACCGTGCCGCGTACCGGTGCGGTGATGGTGGTGCGTTCCACCACGTCGGCGCGGCCAACGAGGTTCTCGGTGGTCTGCGACAGTTCCATCTCCAGCTTGACCAGCTCGGAGTTGGCATCGGAACGGTAGCGATTGCGGCGTTCCACCATCTGCGAACGGATATCGTTGGCCTGGCGGCGCATGCGCAGCAGTTCCACATCGGACAGCAGGCCCTTGGCCGCCAGCGGCTGGGCAAGGTTGATTTCGCGCATGGACAGGGCGTAGCTCTGCTCCAGCGAGGCGATGCCTTCCTCCAGCGAGCGACGACGCGCATTGAACGCCCGCGTTTCGCTGGCGACTTCGTCGGTGAATTGACTTACCTGCTCATCGAATACCAGCGGTTCGCCGTACGCTTCGGCGCGCAGACGGGCAATGGTGGCTTTCAGCGAGATGGCCTTGCTGAGCGCTTCGCGGTAGCTGGCGTTGGCGCGGGTCGGGTCGATCTTCAGCAGCACCTGGCCGCTTTCGACAATGTCCCCCTCGTGTGCCGACATTTCCGCAAGGATGCCGCCCTCCAGGCTCTGGATCACCTGCTCGCGGCTTTTGGAGACGATCTTGGCTTCGCCCTTGGTGATTTCCTCCACCCGCGCAAAGTGCGCCCAGGTCACCCCGATCACCACCACCAGCAGGATCATGTAGGTGACAAGGCGCGAGCCCGGCGTGGTCTGCGCCAGCAGTGATTCGGAGACATCGTCCATGAACGCGGCATCGGCGGCGTTGATCGAGCCAGCCTGTTTGCGGTCTTTTTTCCAGGGAAACATCAGTGGGCCTCCTGCTGAGGCGTTTTGGTGTGCCGCACACGAATGGGTGCGGCTTGAATGGACGGCGCCGGTGCCTGTGCTGCAACAGTGACGGCATTCGACGTCGCAGCCGTGGCGGTAGCCGAAGTTGCAGCCGCGGCTTGCGGCCTGTCCTGCGCGGCCGCGGGCTTTTCAGCATTCTGCTTTTCAGCATTGGCGCCCAGCGCAGCCAGCACGTTGGCCTTGGGGCCGTCGGCGAACACGCGGCCGTTGTCCATCACGATCACCCGGTCGACCAGGTTGAGCAGGGAAGGGCGGTGGGTAACCACAACCAGCGTCTGGCCCTGGGTGGCGCGGTGCAGGTGCTCAAGGAACTGCGCCTCGGTCTGCGCATCCATCGCGCTGGTGGGTTCATCCATCAGCAGCAGGCGCGGGCGTGCCAGCAAGGTGCGGGCCAGCGAAATCAGCTGGCGCTGGCCGCCGGACACACCATCACCGTTCTCGCCGATGGGCAGGTTGACGCCGCGCGGGTGTGCGGCGGCAAACTGGTCAAGACCGGTCAGCCGCAATACCCGCAGGAACTCATCCACGCTGGCATCCGGGCAGCCCAGCATCACGTTCTCGCGCAACGTGCCATGGAACAGACGCGCTTCCTGGTTGACGAAACCCACGGCCTTGCGCCAATCGGCCGGGTCGATCTGGTTGACGTCCAGGCCGTCGGTGAACATCTGCCCCTCGGTGGGCGAGTAAAGGCGCGACATCACCCGCAACAGCGTGGACTTGCCGCTGCCGATGCGGCCCAGGATGGCAACACGTTCGCCGGGCGCGATGGACAGGCTGATATCGGTCAGCACCGGCGGATTGGGCTGCATCGGCGGTGCCGGATAGGAAAAGCCAATCTTCTTCAGCGACAGCTGTCCGCTCAGGTTTGGCACCGGCAGGTAGTCCTGGGCCGGGTCGCGGTCCTGCGGCATTTCCATCAGCTTGTTCAATGAGCCCAGCGCGGCCTTGGCCTGCTGGAAGCGCACCGCAAGGCCGATCACCTGGCCCAGCGGGGCAGTAGCACGGCCGGCCAGCATCACCGTGCCGATCAGTGCGCCCATGCTGAGCGTGCCGGCGGTGATCAGGTACACGCCAGTGATGACCAGCACCACCGTCTGCAGCTGTTGCAGCAAGGTGACGGTGCCGGTGGCAATGCTGGACAGGCGGCGCGACTTCATCGAGGTGGCCGATTGCAGGGCGCTGAAGTGCTGCCAGCGGCGCTGCATGTTGGCACTGCCGCCGGTGGACTTGAGCGTTTCCATGCCTTCGATGGATTCGATCAATACGCCTTGCTTGAGCGATGACTCACGCAGGTTCTCTTTCATCACGCGCGCCAGCGGCCACTGGATGCTGACCGAGATGATGACGATCAACGGCAGGATCAGCAGCGGAATCCAGCCCAATGGCCCGCCAATGGCAAAGATGACGCCGACGAACATCAGCACGAAGGGCAGATCGGAGATCGCCGCCAGCGTTGCCGACGTGGCGAAATCGCGCACCGATTCGAACTCGCGCAGCTGATTGGCGAAGGCGCCGGAGGAGGCCGGCTTGTGTTCCATCTTCACCGACAGGGCCTGCCGGAACAGCATCGCGCCCAACACCAGATCGGCTTTCTTGGCGGCAACATCCAACAGGTGGGCGCGCACGAAGCGGATGACCGTGTAGCGCAGCTGGCGCTTATTCTCCTCGTCGC from Stenotrophomonas nitritireducens includes these protein-coding regions:
- a CDS encoding HlyD family type I secretion periplasmic adaptor subunit; protein product: MFPWKKDRKQAGSINAADAAFMDDVSESLLAQTTPGSRLVTYMILLVVVIGVTWAHFARVEEITKGEAKIVSKSREQVIQSLEGGILAEMSAHEGDIVESGQVLLKIDPTRANASYREALSKAISLKATIARLRAEAYGEPLVFDEQVSQFTDEVASETRAFNARRRSLEEGIASLEQSYALSMREINLAQPLAAKGLLSDVELLRMRRQANDIRSQMVERRNRYRSDANSELVKLEMELSQTTENLVGRADVVERTTITAPVRGTVKNVRVNTVGGVIQPGEHILEIVPLEDQLLVEGKIRPSDVAFLRPGLPAKVKITAYDYGIYGGLDGKVELISPDTLKDEEKGGAGRPDSTYYRVTVLTEKSALQAGGKELPIIPGMIASVEIRTGEKTVLEYLLKPVLKAREAFRER
- a CDS encoding long-chain fatty acid--CoA ligase — translated: MTQERPWLQSYPAGVPAEIDVNEFHSVADVFNASVAKFRDRPAYSNFGKVLTYGEADVLVTQFAAYLLGELQLKKGDRVAIMMPNCLQYPIAIFGILRAGLTVVNVNPLYTARELKHQLADAGVSVLLVVDNFGDTVQQVIADTPVKQVITTGLGDMLGFPKGPIVNFVLKYVKKMVPDYDLPNAIRFKDALKLGKSHSMPVVEVDHEDIAFLQYTGGTTGVAKGAMLTHRNLIANMQQASAWIGASGVKPGEEVIITALPLYHIFALTANGLVFMKLGGLNYLITNPRDMKGFIKELKNNRFTAITGVNTLFNGLLNTEGFDEVDFSNLKFALGGGMAVQRAVADKWKKVTGVTLVEAYGLTETSPAACINPLDLKEYNGAIGLPIPSTDACVKNDDGQMVAMGEVGELCIRGPQVMKGYWHRPDETEKVMDAEGWLHTGDMARMDENGFFYIVDRKKDMILVSGFNVYPNEIEDVIAMMPGVLEVAAVGAPSEKSGEVVKVVIVKKDPNLTEEQVKEFARANLTGYKHPRIVEFRKELPKTNVGKILRRELRDAKPEA
- a CDS encoding nuclear transport factor 2 family protein, translated to MIRTVFNGVLCAVIMLLLAACGRELPEQRLRTTFAAMQENVEAGKPGAFMDAVAPDFVGNQGLDRAGLERLLRGQLLLNAKVAIQTGPLRVEMGEGGTATVRFTVLLTGGSRGLLPERGQMQEVVSGWREQDGEWQVYSADWGPVGGEGG
- a CDS encoding AbrB/MazE/SpoVT family DNA-binding domain-containing protein, encoding MEATVAERGQITLPKAVRDALGLTKGTQLKVELEGSRIILRKSVDDAISRARGKFALDGFESAEQAVRTVRDEADPA
- the acnA gene encoding aconitate hydratase AcnA, whose translation is MSDTFSTRSQLEVGGQQYTYCSLPKLGQKFDISHLPYSMKILLENLLRHEDGGQTVGPDHIEAVARWNPKAEPDTEIAFMPARVVLQDFTGVPCVVDLAAMRDAVTKLGGNAAQINPLIPSELVIDHSVQVDVFGRPDALDLNGKIEFERNRERYSFLRWGQKAFENFKVVPPNTGIVHQVNLENLAPVVMERQIDGTNWAFPDTVFGTDSHTTMINGIGVLGWGVGGIEAEAAMLGQPSSMLIPQVVGFKLTGKLPEGTTATDLVLTVTQMLRKLGVVGKFVEFYGEGLQHLPLADRATIANMAPEYGATCGIFPIDAESLTYLRLSGRSEAQINLVEAYAKAQGLWHDANSAHAQYSATLELNMGDVKPSMAGPKRPQDRVLLEDVHSNFAEALTTLTANRKSKVGCAVQEFDEEGGDQPQAKRLAAKPISKIRINDEDTELSDGSVVIAAITSCTNTSNPAVMLGAGLLARNAARIGLKAKPWVKTSLGPGSRVVTDYLEKAGVLTDLEKLGFFVVGYGCTTCIGNSGPLPEAVSAGIAENELVVASVLSGNRNFEGRVHPEVKANYLASPPLVVAYAIAGTVNIDLTTQPLGKGSDGKDVYLRDIWPSNKEIGDTIAATVGPEMFKQNYADVFKGDSRWAQIESPEGQAYAWSGDSTYIKNPPYFDGMTMQVGTISDIHGARVMGLFGDSITTDHISPAGNIKKDSPAGRFLQSRGVQPADFNSYGSRRGNDDVMVRGTFANIRIKNLMFGGEEGGNTLYYAPGSTTGEKLAIYDAAMKYKADGVPLVVMAGKEYGTGSSRDWAAKGTNLLGVKAVIAESFERIHRSNLVGMGVLPLQFHEGENAQTLGLDGSEVFDITGLDDGKAKSATVTATKADGSRKTFTTKVLLLTPKEVEYFRNGGLLQYVLRQLAGKKAA
- the acnB gene encoding bifunctional aconitate hydratase 2/2-methylisocitrate dehydratase, which codes for MLEAYRHHVAERAALGIPPLPLTAQQTADVIELLKNPPAGEAEFLLDLITHRVPAGVDDAAKVKASYLAAIAFGSEKNALISRARATELLGTMLGGYNVAPLIQLLDDAEVGAIAASGLKHTLLVFDAFHDVQEKAKAGNAHAQGVLQSWADAEWFTSKPEVPQSLTITVFKVPGETNTDDLSPAPDATTRPDIPLHALAMLKNKRPDAPFVPEEDGKRGPIQEILSLKEKGNLVAYVGDVVGTGSSRKSATNSVLWFTGEDIPFIPNKRFGGVCLGSKIAPIFYNTMEDAGALPIELDVSKMEHGDVVELRPYDGKALKNGEVIAEFQVKSDVLFDEVRAGGRIPLIIGRGLTAKAREALGLPVTDLFRLPVQPADTGKGYSLAQKMVGRACGLPEGKGMRPGTYCEPKMTSVGSQDTTGPMTRDELKDLACLGFSADLVMQSFCHTAAYPKPVDVKTHHTLPEFISTRGGVSLRPGDGVIHSWLNRMLLPDTVGTGGDSHTRFPVGISFPAGSGLVAFAAATGVMPLDMPESVLVRFKGKMQPGVTLRDLVNAIPLYAIKSGLLTVAKAGKKNIFSGRILEIEGLPDLKVEQAFELSDASAERSAAGCSVHLNKEPIIEYLNSNITLLKWMIAEGYQDARSLARRIEKMEAWLANPELLQGDADAEYAAVIEIDLADIHEPIVACPNDPDDVKTLSEVAGAKIDEVFIGSCMTNIGHFRAAAKLLEGKRDIPTRLWVAPPTKMDASELTKEGVYGTFGAAGARMEMPGCSLCMGNQAQIREGSTAMSTSTRNFPNRLGRNTNVYLGSAELAAICSRLGRIPTKEEYMADVGVLDAAGSEIYRYMNFDQISDYKDVADSVNA
- a CDS encoding type II toxin-antitoxin system VapC family toxin gives rise to the protein MIAVDSPVLIELLSDGPRADAVEACLRQALIGGRVVICGTTLAEICASLRGGAEVQEALEEMGVHFNPLEAKSALRAGEMHRRHRQRSGETRRIDDFMVGAHALLQCDGLITWNDTFYRDYFKGLKLIVPQS